The genome window AATCGGAGCCAACGAGCTTCCTGAACCACCCGAAGCCTTTTGTCACTGACGTGACGGCGCTCGCATCCACCAGGATCGTTACCGTATGCCCGGCCTTCACGGCTGCCCATGCCACATTCGGCACCGCGCAGATCTGTGCATCGTCCACGGCAAGCGACGTTTTCATATGGATCAGGATGTTGGCTGCGGATGCTGCAGGAATCCAAAGTCCCGTACTCAAGAGGAGCGTTGTGAGGGTCATGAGCAGGGGAGCGAATCGTCGTTTCATAGTGCCTCCTCTTCATTGGTATCGCTTGACGTTTGGTGATCGCAGCAACCTGCGGCATCCGAAGTCGTCTCAGGACCGATAGATTCCTTATAGGCAGCATAAGCCTTTAGCGCCCATTCCTCGCCGGGACAACCTTGCATGGTCATGGCTACCTCAAGGAATTCGATCAGCTCTTCTTGTGTGCTGCCTTTCTCGTGCGCCATCCGGACATAGGCGCGAATGCAGGGTTCGCATCGGATCGTGATGGAGATAGCCATCGCGGTGAGGAGCTTATGTTTGGCGGGAACCGCCCCATCGCGATAGGCTGCCTGGCGCATGCGAAGCAACCCGCCTGTTACTTGCGGACTGAGGCGACGCAATTCCGTAAACCGTGTGTCGTTCGGACTTGTCACGATGTCCTCCGTTTCTGTGATTGTTGTGAGGCGGGTTGGTCTCTTTCCATCTGGCGCAGAATCTGACAACGATCGATAGGCTGACCAGCCTGACACATGCGGATCAATCCGCGCAGCGCGCGGGCCAAGGCTTGGAGGTTTGTCAGCTTCGCTTCAACGCCATGCAATTTAGCTTCTGCCTTCCGCTGCACGTCGCCACAACGCGCCCGGCCATTCACTCGGAGGCTGAGTAATTCACCGATCTCTCGAAGCGTGAATCCCAGTGCCTTCGCGTTTCTGATGAATCGGAGTCGTGCCACTGCCTCGTGGTCATAGACACGATATCCAGACGGCCGACGTCCGACAGGCGAGAGGAGCTGTTGCCGCTCGTAGTACCGAACCGTTTGGACATGAACGCCAGCCGATTTTGCGAGCCAGCCAATCGTACGTTGGGATGTCATAGTCGCTCCGTGGGAAGAGGCTACACCTGATACTATGGTAGCGAGTCAAGGGGGCAAGGAACCTACCTGATCCACGCTCCGCCCTGTCAGAAGTCCTCTGCGCTGGTGAGGGATCCCTCTCGCGGCGATGCTCGCACCTACGGGGTAGGACTCAATGTAAGCCAGCTTACAGAATCTTCATTCTCCTCGCTGTATTCTTTTCCCTATCTGACGCATCCATCTTCGTGGGCGGCTGGAGATTGAAGGCGACTCGTCAGTTTGATACATCGACGTATCTCCATATGGTCATATTTTAGCGGGGGGAGCCATGCCAGGAGAGAACATTACCCAGGTCGTCAGTGATCGATACGCCCGGGCGGCCAGCTCGGGCGAGCAAATGTGTTGCCCGACCAGCTATGACATGAGCCATCTCAAGACCTTCATCCCGGAGGAGGTCATCAAGATTTCCTATGGCTGCGGCACGCCCGCCGGGCTACAGACGGTGCGCGCTGGAGAAACCGTCCTGGACATCGGCTCGGGTGGCGGGATCGACTGTTTCGAGGCGTCTCGTCTCGTTGGTCCGACGGGCCGCGTGATCGGCATCGACATGACCGATACGATGTTGGAGATCGCACGCAGGAACGCCGTCATCGTGGCCGGCAATCTCGGCTACTCCTCCTCCAATGTGGAGTTCCGAAAAGGCATGGCCGACGCCATGCCGGTAGCGGACGGCACGGTTGATTTGATCATCTCCAATTGCGTGATCAATCTGGCCCCGGATAAACGCAAGGTCTTCCGTGAAATGTTCCGCGTCGCCAAGCCAGGCGGACGGTTCACGATCTCGGATATCGTCGCCGACCAGCCCGTGCCTCAGTACCTCGTTCACGATGCGGAGAAATGGGGCGATTGCCTGTCTGGCGCCCTGACACTCACCGACTACATGGCCGGCATGACGGAGGCGGGGTTTGTCGGCCTGCATCTGATCAAGTCGTCGCCCTGGCAGCGGATCGATGGCATTCACTTCTTCTCGGTGACGTTGACCGGCTACAAACTCCCTGCCCATGCGCCGGCTTCAGTCCCACGCTATGCCACGCTCCGCGGTCCCTTCAGCCGCGTGGTGGATGAACGAGGCACGACCTATCTGCGCGGGACTCCTCAATCACTCACTGCGGAAGCGGCGCGGCTCCTGGGCCAGCCGCCATTTGCCGCACAGTTTGTCTTGTCTCAAGACCCAGTCACACTCGATCAGACGGATCCACGCTGGACATCGGTGCTTCCCGAACAGACGTCCTGTGTGTGGAAAGGCGACTTCGCCTTGCTGGCAGGACCGTTCGTAGAAGCGCAGGACGACGATCACCATGTCTTTCGACGCGGCGAGCCGCTGGAAGTCTGCTCCAAAACCCTCACGGTCCTCGCAACCGACGGCTATGCGCCGCACTTTGCGATTCTCAATCGCGCCGGTCAGCGCGTAACCGGGGAAGCCGTGACCTGTTCCCCTGAGGGAGCCTGCTGTTAATGAAGCGTGCTTCGATAGGCGATCTCCTGACCACGGGCCAATGTGCCACGGTGCTGAAAGCGTTGGCGGATGAGACGCGGTTGCGTCTGCTGGAGTCCCTGCTGGTCGAAGAGAAATGCGTGACGGAGCTGGTGCGAGAATTGCGCTGCCCGCAGCCGCACATCTCCCATCATCTTCGCATTCTTCGCGATGCCGGATTAGTCGAAGGACTTCGGGAGGGCAAGCAGGTCTGCTATCGCATCGCTCCAACCGTCAAACGGGCGTTAGCGAATCGGCAAGGGCAGGCCCTGAATTTTGGGTGTTGCGAGGTGCGATTCCCTGAAACGGTCTTGGCCGCGTTGAGTCATGCGCACTGAGGCGGCTCGGTTCGTGAGGGGATTTTTTGTTTTTCTGAGGACACAGACATGCCGCTGACCCTGCTGGGAGAACATCATCCGCTGGCCTCCGCCTCTGAACAGCTCAAGCTGCTCGCCGACACGCACGGCTATTCATCGTTTGAGACCCGACTCGATCAAGCCGGCCTCTTCCCGCTTCGAGCGACCGGGATGACGGTGTTTCAGATCAACGTGGGGAAGCTCTGCAACCAGACCTGCAAGCACTGTCATGTGGACGCAGGCCCGGATCGGACCGAACGCATGTCGCGAGAAACGGCAGAGCTGTGCATGCAGGCGCTCGCCACAACCGACATTCCCACGGTTGATCTCACGGGGGGCGCACCGGAACTGAATCCCAATTTCCGATGGTTGGTCGAACAAGCTCGCGGACTCGGCCGGCATGTGATGGATCGCTGTAATTTGTCCGTGCTCCTGATCCCTTCACAGGCAGACTTGGCCGCGTTTCTGGCGATGCATCGGGTTGAAATCATTGCTTCACTGCCATCCTATCGCGCCAGCCAGACCGATGCGCAGCGGGGCGACGGCATTTTCGAGAAGTCGATCGAGGCGCTACGCCTGTTGAACGGGTTGGGATACGGCCGCTCCGACAGCGGCCTGCTCTTGAATCTCGTGCACAATCCAGTCGGCGCCTTTCTCCCTCCCAAGCAGGAGGCGATCGAGGCGCAGTTTCGGAAAGAACTCCGGGTTCGCCATGGCGTCGAGTTCACCCATCTCTATACGATCACCAACATGCCGGTGAGCCGATATCTCGAGTTTCTCGTGGAGAGCGGCAATTACGAGCAGTATATGGAGCGGCTGGCCAACGCTTTCAATCCCACAGCGGCCGCTGGCGTGATGTGCCGGTCGATGATTTCCATCGGGTGGGATGGCACTCTCTATGACTGCGACTTCAATCAGATGCTCGAACTGCCAGTGAGCCCGGGCGCGCCTGCCCATATCCGCGACTTTGATCCGGTTCAACTGAATCAACGCCAGATCGTCATGCGCAACCACTGCTATGGCTGTACAGCCGGCTCAGGATCGTCCTGCGGCGGGGCGGTCGCCTGAACTCAAGCCCATGGCCAATATATTGAGGTATCTACATGACTGAATACTCGGGTTTGTTTCCGCCAAAGAAATACGGGACTCTGGTGACTCTCGCATTGGTGGGGCTCTTGAGCGTCCTGGCATCAGCCGAAGCGCAGGCCGCTGGAGCAGATCCACTGACCGGGAAGCTGGTGGTCACCGGCGCGAGCACCCTGGCCCCCCTTGTCGCCGAAATCGGCAAGCGGTTCGAAAGTCTTCATCCCACCGTGCGCATCGATGTGCAGACCGGCGGTTCGTCACGTGGCATCGCCGACGCCCGCCAAGGCCTCGCCGACATCGGCTTGGTCTCGAGGGCGTTGAAGGAGGATGAGCAGGATCTGTCCGCCTTCCCCATTGCCCGCGACGGGGTCTGCATCATTCTCCATCAAGACAACCCGGTGCGGGTTCTCACCGATGACCAGATTATCGCGATTTATACCGGTAAGGTCACCAACTGGAAAGAGGTCGGTGGAATCGATGCGCCGATCACCGTCGTCAATAAAGCGGAGGGCCGGTCTACGCTAGAAGTATTTCTTCGGTACTTCAGGCTGAAGAATACGGATGTGAAAGCCCACGTGGTGATCGGAGACAACGAGCAAGGCGTGAAGACCGTGGCCGGGAATCGCCATGCGATCGGGTACGTGTCCGTCGGAACGGCTGAATATGACGCCGCCCACCGGGTTCCCATTCAACTGCTTTCGATCGGAGGCGTGGCCGCCTCGACCGAGAATGTACGGAGAGGACTTTTTCCACTCTCGCGGCCCCTGCATCTCGTGACGCGTGCGGCGCCCTCAGTCCTCGCTAAAGCATTTATTGAATATGCACAAGCAAAGGCGGTCTATGACCTCATCAGGCAGCAATACTTTGTCCCGCTGGCCGACTGATCGGCTCCTGCTTTGGCTGCTGCGTGGCACCGCCACGCTCGCGGGCGCAATCGTGCTGCTGATCGTGGGATTTCTTGTCGTGGAAGCCATTCCGGTCTTACGGCACGTGGGCATCGCACGGTTTGTGACCGATCCATCCTGGCATCCTGCCGAAGGATTGTACAATCTCACGCCGATGCTGTGGGGGACCCTGTTCGCGATGGTCGGCTCCGTCTTGATCGCGACGCCACTGGGGATCTTCTCCGCGGTCTTCTGCCACTACTACGCGCCCCTTGCCGTGGCGCGCCCTTACCGGAAGCTGATCGAACTACTCGCGGGCATTCCATCCGTGGTCTATGGATTCTGGGGCCTGGTGGTGCTCGTCCCGTTGATCGGATCGATCCATCCGCCTGGGCCGAGCCTGTTGGCCGGAATCGTCATCCTCGCGATGATGATTCTCCCCACCATCGCGTTAATGGCTGATGCCAGCCTCGCCAATGTGCCCCCACAATACGTGCGTGGCGCGGCCGCCCTGGGATTATCGCGCTGGGCCACCATTCGAGGGGTCGTATTTCCGGCGGCCCAATCAGGGTTGTTTACCGGTGCGATTCTTGAGACCGGCCGTGCCATCGGAGAGACGATGGCGATTCTGATGGTCTGCGGGAACGTGGTCCAAACACCGCACAGTTTGTTCGATCCGATGCGGACGCTGACCGCCAACATCGCGCTTGAGATGGCCTATGCCTTCGGGGACCATCGCGCCGCATTGTTCGTCAGCGGCTTGGTCTTGATGGGGATGATTGTGGCGCTGGTCGCCGCGGCAGACTGGATTAGCCACGGAAGAATCTATGGATAAAGCACTGGAACGACATCGTGAGGGACGGGAATGGCTTGCCGCGACCTTGGTGTGGAGCGCGGCGGTGCTCGTGACCGCGATCTTCTGCTGGTTCGTGGGGGACATTCTCTGGCACGGCCTCAGTCACCTGTCATGGGCGTTTCTGACAACCCCCCCTCGAAACGCCGGACGCGAAGGCGGGATCGGCCCCATTCTCATCTCAACCGCGTTGATCTTGGGTGTCTGTCTTGGCGTGGCCCTTCCCATCGGCGTCGGAACCGCAGTATTGCTGGCTGAGTTCACTCCGGATGGCAGCCTATTCGGGCGTCTGACCCGCCGCAGTCTTGATGTGCTGGCGGGCGTCCCGTCGATTGTCTTCGGGCTCTTCGGCAACGCCTTCTTTTGCAAGACGCTGGGCTTAGGATTCTCGATTTTGTCCGGTGGTCTGACCCTGGCCTGCATGGTGCTGCCGATTCTCATCCGTTCGACAGAGGAAGGGTTCCGCGCCGTGCCGAGCGGGTACCGGCTCTCCGCCGCCGCCTTAGGGCTCTCGCGGACCACGACGCTGGTGCATCTCTTGTTGCCGACGGCCGTACCGGGACTCTTGGTCGGTCTGGTGCTGGGGGTAGGTCGGGCCATGGCGGAAACGGCCGCGCTCATCTTCACGAGCGGCTATGTCGATCGCCTGCCGGAGTCGCTGCTCGATTCAGGCCGAGCGCTGTCCATCCACATCTTCGACCTCTCGATGAATGTCTCCGGGGGAGACGCCCACGCCTATGCTTCGGCGCTGGTGTTGGTTGTCTTGCTGCTGACGATCAATGGAACGGCGTCGTGGCTGGCCGAGCACTGGCTGCATCGGAGGATCGTCACGATATGAAGTTCTCTACGTCTACGCCTGGTACACAGCCGTGGTTTTCGCTGGAAGAACGGCCGGTCTGTTGCGTGCCCAAGCCCTTCATCGAAGTCGAGCAGCTCAGCCTGCACTATGGTCAGAAGCCGGCGTTTCGCGACGTGACACTCGCAATCAACCAAGGCTGCATCACGGCGCTTATCGGGCCGTCGGGTTGTGGCAAGACCAGTTTCCTCTCCTCGCTGAATCGCCTGACCGATCTCATCCCTGGGTGCCGGCTGTCGGGGCGCATCCGTCTCGGCGGACTTGACGTGATGGCGCCGCAGACCGATGTAATCCGCTTGCGCCGCCGCGTCGGCATGATTTTCCAGAAACCAAATCCGTTCCCTCTCTCGATTCGGAAGAACCTGGAGTTTCCCCTGCGCGAGCACGGGCTCAGAGATCGGGACCGGCTTGCCAACACTATCGAGACGGGATTACGGGATGTGGGGCTGTGGGACGAGGTCAAGGACCGCTTGGATTCGCCGGCCTTGGCGCTATCAGGTGGTCAACAGCAGCGATTGTGCATGGCCCGTGCGCTGGTGCTCTTGCCTGACGTTCTCCTGATGGATGAGCCCTGCAGTGCACTCGATCCACTTTCCAGTGGCGTCATCGAAGATCTGATCGTCGGACTAAGGGGACACTACACGGTGCTGATCGTGACCCATAATCTTTCGCAGGCCCGTCGCATCGCGGATTACACCGCCCTGTTCTGGGTTCAACATGGATCGGGGCAACTGATTGAGGCAGGGCCGGCAAAGCAGATTTTTGAGGAGCCCCATGACCCCCTGACCGCTGCCTATGTGAGTGGGATGCGAGGATAGTCGTGTGCCACCGGTTGAGTCACGCTCTATGAAGACAGGACATAGTATGGACGCGAAGAAGAACAAGGCGAGGCCGCTCTGCAGGCTGATTCCTTCGAAGCCCTCCACGGAGTCGAGCGGCCTACAGAGCATGAAACAGGGCCAGCCATCTGGCAATCGTGAGCCCGATCGTGCACTTGAACAATGGCCGGTGATCTCAATTGTCGGACATCAAGCCGGTCCCCGTATCTCCTCCAACCAGCTTCCCACTGGATCTCGCGTCTTCATGCTCCCTGTATGGGTCGCCGCCCACGAAGATCAGCCTGATGTCGTTTATGGGCGAGGGGACTCAGTGCAAATGGATTCCGTTTCAGCTTCTGCCCAAGGTGGTGCCAAAACCACAGTGAGCTCTGTGGAAAGTCTAAATGGGTCTCGTTCAGAACGGTCTCGATATGTCTATGGGGCGCTCATGATGGATATATCTCGACACGAAGTCCTGGTCAACGGTCGGGAAGTCGGGCTGACCCGAAAAGAGTTCGATCTGTTGGAATGCCTTCTCAAGCATCCAGGACATGTGCGCTCACGAGACGTTCTGCTGAACGTTGTGTGGGGCTACGACTACTATGGGACGACCCGTACAGTAGACGTCCATATCCGGCGACTCAAACGGAAGCTTCCTTTGCTCGATCGAGCGATCCTGTGTGTGAGAGGTCTGGGATATAAGCTTAAAGACACGAGAGACGAGGAGGCTGGTATTCCTGGTGAGCGGCATCCAGGTAGAGGACTAGCGAATGGTCCTACTGGTGGACTGAGCGGGTAGCCCCTCGTGGACATCGAACCCCTCAATCGGTGTAATCATGATCGAGCATCGGGGTGCATGAGCGGCACCGTGAGCTGGCGATCGTGCGGCAGCTCACTTGTCACAGCGTCCATTTGTCATGAAGTGTTCATAAACCTGTAACAGTCACATAACTCTTCTGCAATCGTTTCTCATGAGAGTCATAGGTGATGGCGGTCGCGAACCGCATTGATGGAGAACTCAAGCATGTTGCCAATTCGTAGCATAGGCGTTCTGGGACTGGCTCTGCTGTCTGCACTTCAGCTGGTCTCTGTTGTGGCGTTGGTTGAGCGATCGGAAGCTGAACATAGCGGTCCTCTTGTCATGAACACAGTCGATTCGGCCTTGGCACACTATCGCCCGCAGACGCACGTGTCCGGCAGGTTTAGGATTCAGGGTTCTGAGGCGATGTATCCCCTGTTGACCCGCCTCAGCCTGGAGTTCCAACGCCGACAACCGAACGTCGTCATTGATGTGCGAGGCGGCGGGTCCGGCAAGGCCATTGCCGAATTCCTACAGCCGCCGCTCAACAAGGTTGGTAAGGTGATGTGGCCGGAAGACCGCGCCGTGAGTTTTAAAATGGTTGCCTCCTCCCGGGAGCTCTTTGATAACGAAGTCAGCGAATTTGTCGCGCAACATGGACATGAACCGACAGTCGTGCCGGTAGCGGTCGACGCCGTGGCGCTGTACGTCCATAAGGATAATCCGTTAGCGGGGCTCACTATCGACCAAGCCGATGCCATCTTTTCGACGACCCGCAACCGTGGTTACTCAGCAGCCATCACCCGGTGGGGACAATTGGGAGTGGATAACGAATGGGAACAGGCTCCAATCCAGCTCTATGGGCGCGACCGCAAATCCGGGACGCGAGCCTTTTTCCAGGAACATGTTCTCGCCGGCGGCGAGTTCAGGGTTGGATCGCATGACAATCCTGGAGCAGCCTCAGTCATTCTCGATGTGAGCCGTGATGTCTTCGGCATCGGCTATAGCGGACTGGGTCTTCACGCCTCTTTCGTGAGGGTCGTGCCCCTTGCCGAGGCGCCCGGAATGCCGTTCGTGACGCCCTTATCAACAACGGTGGCCGATCAGACATATCCCCTTCGACGGGTCTTGTATCTCTATGCAGACATGTCGCCACACTCGCCCGTACCCGCTGCCGTGCAAGAGTTTCTGGCATTCATCATGAGCTATGAAGGACAGGAGGCTGTGGTGAAGGCTGGTTTTTTCCCCTTGCCTCCCGATCGGACGACAAAGAGTCCCCTAGCGTCGGAGCTCTCCCGGGCTGCAACGATGGTTCGCTAGCAGTGATTGATCGATCCTGGGAAGAGACTATTGTGCGGGAACTTTCCTCTACCGCTGCTTCTTAGTCTTCGCTTTTCGGGTTTGAGGCACAGATGTTTCAGATGTGCCTCGAGCATACGTATCTTCCCGTTCTTTCCATCGAGGCAAGCCCCCAGTCCTAAATTGGAGCTGCTAAGCTCTCGATCTTGTCGTTTTTGCGTTGAGACATTGCCTGACCATATTCGAACGGCTGGCGTCCGTCGATCACGACGTTCAATATGATCGTGCTCCCGACCAGTACAGGGGCCGGAACGGAGAGCCCCCCAGACGGGTTTGCCCCGCTCGGACGTCTCCCTACTTCACGATTCGGCTCACGCATGTGGGCGGAGGGCCTTTTGGCTCGCAAGAATCTCGCCCCCTTTCGCATCAGCGCCGGCGTGTTTTATTCATACCATTTACCGGGGAGTCAGTCCGGAGAGACCACCTATCCGAGCGACATCATCAACACCCGTCTGATCATCGAGCATATTCTCGATGAGAAGCGAGGCTTTGGGTATAACCTCGAACTCGTCGGCTTCCATGGGCTGACGTGGCGCGCAGATGGTCATCAGGTCACGACCGGAGGGAGGAATGGATTTAATACGTTCGGTGGCCAACCAACCCTTCAGTATCGCTTAGGCGATCACTGGGTCGGTGCTGCGGGGGGTGCTGTTTACCGTTGCCGGACAGAATACTCAGGAAGCGATCTTTCCCAACTTCTCCATCTATTACTATTGGGGGAAAAATGGAACAGTGATTATGCGATAGGGTTATGAGAACGTGCCGACGTTTATCCCCATTCTCTTCTTAAAGCT of Nitrospira defluvii contains these proteins:
- a CDS encoding methyltransferase domain-containing protein; translation: MPGENITQVVSDRYARAASSGEQMCCPTSYDMSHLKTFIPEEVIKISYGCGTPAGLQTVRAGETVLDIGSGGGIDCFEASRLVGPTGRVIGIDMTDTMLEIARRNAVIVAGNLGYSSSNVEFRKGMADAMPVADGTVDLIISNCVINLAPDKRKVFREMFRVAKPGGRFTISDIVADQPVPQYLVHDAEKWGDCLSGALTLTDYMAGMTEAGFVGLHLIKSSPWQRIDGIHFFSVTLTGYKLPAHAPASVPRYATLRGPFSRVVDERGTTYLRGTPQSLTAEAARLLGQPPFAAQFVLSQDPVTLDQTDPRWTSVLPEQTSCVWKGDFALLAGPFVEAQDDDHHVFRRGEPLEVCSKTLTVLATDGYAPHFAILNRAGQRVTGEAVTCSPEGACC
- a CDS encoding ArsR/SmtB family transcription factor; translation: MKRASIGDLLTTGQCATVLKALADETRLRLLESLLVEEKCVTELVRELRCPQPHISHHLRILRDAGLVEGLREGKQVCYRIAPTVKRALANRQGQALNFGCCEVRFPETVLAALSHAH
- a CDS encoding PstS family phosphate ABC transporter substrate-binding protein, with translation MLPIRSIGVLGLALLSALQLVSVVALVERSEAEHSGPLVMNTVDSALAHYRPQTHVSGRFRIQGSEAMYPLLTRLSLEFQRRQPNVVIDVRGGGSGKAIAEFLQPPLNKVGKVMWPEDRAVSFKMVASSRELFDNEVSEFVAQHGHEPTVVPVAVDAVALYVHKDNPLAGLTIDQADAIFSTTRNRGYSAAITRWGQLGVDNEWEQAPIQLYGRDRKSGTRAFFQEHVLAGGEFRVGSHDNPGAASVILDVSRDVFGIGYSGLGLHASFVRVVPLAEAPGMPFVTPLSTTVADQTYPLRRVLYLYADMSPHSPVPAAVQEFLAFIMSYEGQEAVVKAGFFPLPPDRTTKSPLASELSRAATMVR
- a CDS encoding phosphate ABC transporter substrate-binding protein: MTEYSGLFPPKKYGTLVTLALVGLLSVLASAEAQAAGADPLTGKLVVTGASTLAPLVAEIGKRFESLHPTVRIDVQTGGSSRGIADARQGLADIGLVSRALKEDEQDLSAFPIARDGVCIILHQDNPVRVLTDDQIIAIYTGKVTNWKEVGGIDAPITVVNKAEGRSTLEVFLRYFRLKNTDVKAHVVIGDNEQGVKTVAGNRHAIGYVSVGTAEYDAAHRVPIQLLSIGGVAASTENVRRGLFPLSRPLHLVTRAAPSVLAKAFIEYAQAKAVYDLIRQQYFVPLAD
- a CDS encoding phosphate ABC transporter ATP-binding protein codes for the protein MKFSTSTPGTQPWFSLEERPVCCVPKPFIEVEQLSLHYGQKPAFRDVTLAINQGCITALIGPSGCGKTSFLSSLNRLTDLIPGCRLSGRIRLGGLDVMAPQTDVIRLRRRVGMIFQKPNPFPLSIRKNLEFPLREHGLRDRDRLANTIETGLRDVGLWDEVKDRLDSPALALSGGQQQRLCMARALVLLPDVLLMDEPCSALDPLSSGVIEDLIVGLRGHYTVLIVTHNLSQARRIADYTALFWVQHGSGQLIEAGPAKQIFEEPHDPLTAAYVSGMRG
- the pstC gene encoding phosphate ABC transporter permease subunit PstC, which codes for MTSSGSNTLSRWPTDRLLLWLLRGTATLAGAIVLLIVGFLVVEAIPVLRHVGIARFVTDPSWHPAEGLYNLTPMLWGTLFAMVGSVLIATPLGIFSAVFCHYYAPLAVARPYRKLIELLAGIPSVVYGFWGLVVLVPLIGSIHPPGPSLLAGIVILAMMILPTIALMADASLANVPPQYVRGAAALGLSRWATIRGVVFPAAQSGLFTGAILETGRAIGETMAILMVCGNVVQTPHSLFDPMRTLTANIALEMAYAFGDHRAALFVSGLVLMGMIVALVAAADWISHGRIYG
- the arsS gene encoding arsenosugar biosynthesis radical SAM (seleno)protein ArsS (Some members of this family are selenoproteins.): MPLTLLGEHHPLASASEQLKLLADTHGYSSFETRLDQAGLFPLRATGMTVFQINVGKLCNQTCKHCHVDAGPDRTERMSRETAELCMQALATTDIPTVDLTGGAPELNPNFRWLVEQARGLGRHVMDRCNLSVLLIPSQADLAAFLAMHRVEIIASLPSYRASQTDAQRGDGIFEKSIEALRLLNGLGYGRSDSGLLLNLVHNPVGAFLPPKQEAIEAQFRKELRVRHGVEFTHLYTITNMPVSRYLEFLVESGNYEQYMERLANAFNPTAAAGVMCRSMISIGWDGTLYDCDFNQMLELPVSPGAPAHIRDFDPVQLNQRQIVMRNHCYGCTAGSGSSCGGAVA
- a CDS encoding heavy metal-responsive transcriptional regulator — its product is MTSQRTIGWLAKSAGVHVQTVRYYERQQLLSPVGRRPSGYRVYDHEAVARLRFIRNAKALGFTLREIGELLSLRVNGRARCGDVQRKAEAKLHGVEAKLTNLQALARALRGLIRMCQAGQPIDRCQILRQMERDQPASQQSQKRRTS
- a CDS encoding carboxymuconolactone decarboxylase family protein, translating into MTSPNDTRFTELRRLSPQVTGGLLRMRQAAYRDGAVPAKHKLLTAMAISITIRCEPCIRAYVRMAHEKGSTQEELIEFLEVAMTMQGCPGEEWALKAYAAYKESIGPETTSDAAGCCDHQTSSDTNEEEAL
- the pstA gene encoding phosphate ABC transporter permease PstA, which codes for MDKALERHREGREWLAATLVWSAAVLVTAIFCWFVGDILWHGLSHLSWAFLTTPPRNAGREGGIGPILISTALILGVCLGVALPIGVGTAVLLAEFTPDGSLFGRLTRRSLDVLAGVPSIVFGLFGNAFFCKTLGLGFSILSGGLTLACMVLPILIRSTEEGFRAVPSGYRLSAAALGLSRTTTLVHLLLPTAVPGLLVGLVLGVGRAMAETAALIFTSGYVDRLPESLLDSGRALSIHIFDLSMNVSGGDAHAYASALVLVVLLLTINGTASWLAEHWLHRRIVTI
- a CDS encoding winged helix-turn-helix domain-containing protein — protein: MDISRHEVLVNGREVGLTRKEFDLLECLLKHPGHVRSRDVLLNVVWGYDYYGTTRTVDVHIRRLKRKLPLLDRAILCVRGLGYKLKDTRDEEAGIPGERHPGRGLANGPTGGLSG